tagactcgccaaccggagtagatacagagaacggctcatgaagctgttccagTTCTATCCCGAAACTCGTAGCAACATAacgagtaacataggacaaagaagatccaGGATCAATAAGGTCATACACATCATTAGATTgaatagtcaatatacctgtgacaacatatGGGGAAGCCTCTGTactctgtcgaccactcatagcatagaatcggctaGGTCCTcatgaactctgtgcaccacccctagctgtaccACATCCTGTGGGTGCTAGAGAGCCttgagctggagggggtgctgaagatatAGTAGCTGTAGGACTAGATGACTGAGCTgtgcccctgcctgcaccctgATGGGATatacgacactccctctgaatatggcctCTCATTCCGCATCCATAACATACTAGCATGCccaggtagcagactcccgaatgtatcttcccacacttagggcatgggaccCTGTGCTgttgctggaatctccctcctaatCGGCCCTGATGGTGGAACCCCCTGCTGCCCTGACCATGCCCTGATGGTGGGGCACTAGCTGAAGattgagcataagactgggacgGCCCTGAATGAATTCCCAAGGTTGCCCGCTGATCtggccctactactactttcatgttccatcctgagctttaacttttgagcctccgtagcttgggcaaataccaccatccttccatagttcatgtcagaatttagagaAGTTCTGGctgcctcattaataaccaaagggctaaggccctgcacaaatcgacgcaccCTAGCCTCCATTgtcggcatcatatgaacaacatactttGACAGGCACACGAACTCCacgtgatactcccacacattcttactaccctgtttaagcgtctcaaactccacagcacgggctgccttaatCTCAGCAAGTACGAActggtctatgaaggcatccacgaactcactccatctcgccggagggctcccctcctcacggaaATCCTCCCACAcctcaaaccaggaatatgccacccctttcaaatgataggaggccaactctactccctccatctcagtagcacgcataactcggagagtcttatgcatctcatcaatgaaatcctgagggtctgccccgggatcagtacctgtgaacactagagggtctaactgaaggaacctggTTACCCTGGAACCGGAAGAATCACCTTGCAAGCTAAAtgaggtgggtgcaacatttgacctctgagcttgggaagctactaactgagtcaacatctgaatagctccccaaAGATCTCCATCAGAAATACCGGGACTGGGAGCTGGGGCTATTGGTGGAGCAGGTATATCGGCGCGAGGGATTGTGGCACCCTTCGCGGGTATAGGAACTGGGGTAGTCTGTTCAATAGTAAATGAATCAGGCAGTGTGgtagtagggggattatcctcacccgcattattaagtaagggatcaacaaccactcctggggtggtattggcttcttggccaattctcactctcttcttaggtgccatttactgaaagttagaacaatgcacgaattaggggaaaacaacctcacaTTCCGCTttatcgcacgatatagaacaataATGAAAggtatcattcttaaatgtccaagtagccccctaattatagatatggtcgacaacacaccgataagaagggctctactagacacggctccgagacatcctaggacactttaaaaccttaggctctgatgccaagtttgtcacgccccaacctcggggagcgcgaccggtgctcaaccgagtgaacccggtcgagcaagcctattagaccttCCCTACCGGACTTATTCATGATCCGAAAAGAGGACGCATTATCATCTACTAAATAGAGGAGAGATTAGGTATACATGCATAAACATTGCTAgtccattttttattatatacattatgccataattaagtttccaaaatacaactcgatccaacgaccaccccaacacacatacatgacccacataaacgtctacggagcctctaagggtacaaaagagcaacatgacaatgccgccAACAAGGCCCCttctatacctcaaaatataaaaacttatacaaaagaaggactacatgaccccaggaagaaatagggctcaccaaaactgtTGTTTATGAGTGTGAGGGAGAGCATCACTATCTGCGATcagcactatctgcgatggaaccacctacatccattcaaagatgtagcgcccccggcaaaaggaacgttagtactgtcgaatagtactagtatgtaaggcaaacaccaatcttagtagaatgaacagtgaaacaaagagaaggcagtcacaataatcaataagtactccatagaaatacaaagaaacaccaagtaaggatcacatagtttccagttCAACTCTTCCccctttttatgttaataatctttagtgccaaagccacaactcacaatgccaccgtgtttttacacggagtccggtctcggcccaaccggctaagccatctcaagtgagacatatccatatccataatgtaaatcaataattccaacacaaatgccaccatgtgtacagtaTGGCATCAGATCTCGGCCCGattggctaagccatctcacttgagacataacctatTTCAATTGTTCACCCAATTTacacttctttcacatctttcattacatggcacaaacagtcTCATTTagtaagtagttcttggcacttgggcacatttttcaattcaagtcttttccttttttatttgttcaaataacgtcatcattcatgtcgataagtaccatgaCCTAAGGCATTGcgcacataagggaaggagcttggaaaaacATAGTCACGTTCTCAAATaccatgatgacatggtaaacatctaaaacaattagggatcatgaatctttcaatccgaacactaaggcaaacaattctagtacggtcaagttggaacttacaccaattattcggacaccatgagttcgattctaagaagaagagagttagccatacatacctcaattgctcTTCTTTaaactctacaattatccggaacccttagcaacctcaatctattttttagcaatatacaaattgaaacgaaaattaggaaaacgttcgtagttcttgttcactttttatttttcccacactctttagcACATGCATTCAAGATAAACAAACCTCaaacccatggaccatcttattaataccccattatagctatgtttgaaattaagagttggggtgatgaagtcttacctttttggatgaagaattttgtgctctacttgaatatttccaagctttgagtgatggttgaagattaattgatgggAATTAGGCCCAACCTCTAGAAccatatctctctctctctcactagaaatatcataaatgagcttcaaaatagactaaatgggtattttaacggaatgggggtcggattttaaattattaaaaatagtgccccaacacaggtctgcggtcgcatatgcgaccgcataatggtcatgCGGTCTGCAAAGTAACCGcaaaaatggccctcaggggcctaaacttttgTCCCAGGGATGCGACCAGCATGTcatccgcatacttgttctgcggtcgcataatgcaccacagaactccctccgcagaaacctaagaggaattatgcgaccgatatgtggtccgcatatcgattatgcggttgcataatcgaccacaaaactgacctcaagttggccaaacttactgcttcactctacggccattatgcggtccgtagagtgattatgtggccgcataatgggccgcagaaatgcgttcttctgcgaaatattttcctctcagtccgtagggtactgttcaacccaaaaagtccgaaccacgGCTCGCAAGCTTGAcctgaagaatttctactatagtaacgcaggaatctatcttggcaccacgaaaccccgaatgtatggttaaaatttttacgggtccttacagtaggctattaatatgccttaagtTGATAATGTAGCTTATATGGAACATGCTTACACTACTTTGTGATTTCATGATCATGATCGCTACATTTGACTTAGTCATAGTCATGTTTTATTTGTTGAAAACCCCTCCGCACTTTTATGTTATTGtcatgtccttgtgcaccttGTTGGAAAGTTGTGAGCTTATATCTTGAAAAAACTTTGATATTATTGTTTTGTGATGTTGTGGCACATGTGAACATGTTGTGTGAATTTATTGTTGTCAtgcagagtataagggtgacatttcactgttgttgattGTGTGAAGCGATAGGATGGCTATTCTGATATTGTCGGGGCGgaatgatacgggtggctattatgatattATCGGGGCGGAGCGATACAGATGGATATTGTGATATTATCTGGGAGGAGTGATACGGGTAGCTATTGTGATATTTTTAGGGCTAAGCGATACGactggctattgtgttattgttctGGCGGAGTGACATGAGTGGCTATCGTGACTTTGTCGgggcagagtgatacgggtggctattattGTTGTCATAAATATGTGGGCATGAGGGGATATTTGTATGCATTTCTATGTGATGACTTGTTGAAACTGATCCTTTACTTGTATTGAACTATTATCACTTAATCTGATGAGGTTACTGTTATTGGTTTTTCTACTATGCTTTTGTTGTCAGTCTTTGATCTATTGAAcatgttattttgactagtgagtatcacatgtcttggacctcgtcactacttccctgaggttagttttgatatttactgggtacagaCCATGGCGTGCTCGTATTACACTTCTGTAAATATTTATGCAGATCCACGTGTTGGATGTAGCAGACCCAGATAGTGAGAGCGTCTTTGAtcacgaggattcaaggtagagctgcctTGATCGCAGTCCCTTGTCGTACTTTCCTTATATTTATACTGTCAATTCACTATCCGAAGAGTATTGTATTTTGAAatatttctatgtattcagttagagctccTGACTTTGTACTATCTAGTTCTAGGGATATGTTTGTGGTTATCGCCCGTTTGGCTTGTATTACCTTTATTTATGCAGTTATGATAAACTCTATTTTATTATACCAtgtcatcattgatttaattgtTGTAAGTGATCGTtctacctagttttagagactaggtatcatcacgaccCTTATGGAGGGATTCGGGTCGCGACACTCCCGGATCCTCTTGCCATGAGTGACTGATATCTTTATCTTTTTAGATGCCGAAAAATTCACCCCACCTACTTCAACTCCACCAAAGATCATATTAATTATTAGGCGAGGAGATGTCGTGGCTGGTTTTTTAGGTTCTGTAGCATCTCGATTCTTCCCATAATTGTTCTTGTCCCGGTCACTCAGAAATTCTCTAAGGTGATCGTTTATCAAGAACATCACTACCTCTTCTCGAAGGTGCCGGCAGTCCCCAGTCCCATGACCACATGTACCGTGGAACTCGtaccataaattaggatccctttgaCTGGGATCGTAACGAATTAGCTTCAGGATCCTTGcctctttgatatttctcatagCCGAAACCAACTCtaccaaaataatatttaaattataatCTGACAATCGAGGATATCCTAAATCCCGGGACCCTGATGGTTCTTTATCATGCAAAGTCTTATTACTCCTGCCACGATCCGCCCTTTTATCCAGTCTGAATCTCTCTGATGACTAAAAAACTTTAGTTCCACACCCATCAGATCTTTCATAAGGATGGAAACGACTACTGGATGACCTCCGATCTACATCAGAATCAATTTTGAACTTTTTCAGATTTCTATCGCAATTATGTCTCTTGAATGACATCGAAGATCTCAATTGATTATTTtcaattttgatttttgattCATAACGATTATGGATATCCACCCAAGTGGTTGCCTTAAATTCCAACATGCTTTCATTCAATTATCTCGAGGCATTGGAGCTTAAAGAATTGAGGCCTTTGGTGAACGCTTCCACTTCCCATTCATTCGGTACTGCTATCAACACCATACTCTCCTTTTGGAACCGGATTAGGAACTCCCACAACAATTTAGATTCTCCTTGAGCGATTTTAAATATATCTGCTTTTGAACTTGGACTTTTCTCGCCCCAGCATGAACTTTGAtaaaggagtctgcaagcatttCAAAAACATCAGTCgaattttcaggtaaaagagaataccatatTAAAGCTCTCGTTGTTAGGGTTTCACCAATGTTTTTCAGCAATACATATTCGATCTCATGTCGAGCCAAATCATTTCCATTTACAGCCACGGTGTAAATGGTGATGTGTTCATGTGGCTCCGAAGTTCCATCGTACTTTGAAATATCTGGCATCTTAAATCTGTTTAGGATCAACTTCGGAACCGCACTTGATTTGAATGGTATTTTTGTATACTTCTATGAATTCGATCCCTTCAATACCGGTGGTGCCCCCTGGATCTGATCCATCAGTGCATGAAATTTATTAGAATTTTGATCCATCCGATCATTCATTTCCCTCATGAACCTCTTAGGCTTGGTTTTAAAAGGATCATTTCTATTATTACCATTCCCGGATCCACTATCCGCACCACCTACTTGATTATTATTAAATCTAAACTCCTCCCTTGAAGCGATGTTACCGGTTCTTTATGATGTGCTATTTGCAGGCACGCTGGGAGGGGCTCAAACTCCTCCATTTGAATTCAGTCATACTCCTCCACTTGAATTATTAGATGATTCATGATTTCCCTTTCCTGAGCTCTCAAAAGTTTCACCGTTTAGACAACAGGTTCATCATCCATATCATCAGAAGTAGGACTCCTCATCCGCCGAGGATTTTGTTCTTCCTGAACCTGAGTTATCTCATCTCCAACTTTGCGAGTTTCACTTATTGAGTCATTGTGTTGATCCTCATCACGGAACATATCCTTATGCTCGTTAATATTGAATGAGTTGTTAACATCATTAGTTGTCATGTCTTGTTTTACTTTACCGAAGAAAAGCATCAAAATATGTTAGTAACAGATGAATGGATCAATGTAATACCACAATTGTCTATGTCTCACGCTGagcgtcaaactgtttacccataaaactgtacagttgaatttataatgTGGTTTATAGATACGTGGATTAATTTGATCAAAAATAGTAAAATAACTAAGAaccaaaataaattaattaagaaaACTTGAAGAAAATACAAGCCTGATTGTGAAATGAGCTTCTCCAAAAGCAAGAACAAGAGTAAGTTTAGCCTTTTTTGCATATATATATTTCGTGTTTAAAATGAGTACAAATTCTTCTATTTATAGCTAAATTTAGAGAGACAAGATTCCTAGATTATGATCTTCTTTAATATAAATAAAGACCCCTATTGATAGTTGCATAACAGTTGAATGTAAATGCAAACATTCTAACGGTCACTCCTTGAATGCTGCCTTCTTTAATTGATATCTTACTTTCAAACTTTCGTACCTCATTTCAGTTACTTCAGAACTCACACAAGACTGATCACATGTCGTAACCGGTGTCAGATATTTGCTAACTTATATCCTATCTATCTTTACTTCTACATGTCAACTCGACGAACATCCACCTTTCATTCATTAATTttaccatatacatatactaaTACTAAGTACTATAGAACTATAAAATGAAACTGACCCCTTACCAATACTTATAAACTTAACACGATGGTGCTTATAATGATATTCTCAAAATTGGTGGTGTGTGGGGAAGTCATACAAGATTCAAATGGAACATGGAAGGAAGGTTTTGCCAGTAGTTTTTACCCAACTTCAATTCTTCATGGTAAACTCCATGCATTCCTTAAAGGCCTAGAACTGGCTTATATAAAAAGTTTGTTTCCGCTAGTTGTGGAAATATATTTTCAGGTACCTATTATGGATTATTCTACCTGGACTTAAGTGGCATTATTACAATTGGGATGAAATTTTGAGGGTCACTTCACCTCTTGGTACTCTCTTGAAGATTGATAAAGCTATAAAGATCAAGTCGCGACCTAATTTTGCTAAGGActtggttgaaattgatttggcaAAAAATCGAAGGGATTCGATTTGGTTGGCCTTAAAGATGAAGGGGGTATGGATTGTGGTGGCTTTTCACAGGAGAATGAATATGAATTTGTACCAGATTATTGCATTAAATGTAAGAACCATGGCCATATTGAGGTTGTATATCTTTATCAACAGAGTAAGGAGAAGAATGTGATTAGAGGTCCATCAGATTCCCACCATGTGCTTAGGTATACATGAGTGGCTAATGTAGAGAAGGAATATGTTTAGAGGATCCAACTCTCATCATTCTTCTAATAATCCAAGGATGTATGGTTATCCTAAGGTGGTTAATGTGCTGAAAGATTTTAACATGCCTAAAGCTTCTGCAAGTAAGGCTTCACTTCCTAAAAAAGCTAAGGTTGTTAACAAGTAGAAGATACAAAAAGGCATCAGAGCTAACTTGGACAAGAAACACCAGTTGAAATGGCAGGCTAGGCCAGCCTCTAACAAAGCTAGACAGGAGAAACATGACCAACTGTAACAACTTCTGAAGAAGAGTACACTGGTTGCCATTGAAAGTCAAAGATTAGTCTAACAGAAAGGTACTAACATCATCCAGAGCGCTTCTAATGATCAGTAGACTTAGGATGAGGTTGGCCAAGTTGTGACATCACTTCTAGGCCCACCTAATGCAGATATAATAGTGAAGAACTCTTTCCAACATCTCAATCAATTAGTTAAACAAAAGGAGGTGAATCTCTCTACAGAACCTCAACTGGTGGGACTTAATAATATACGGGATGTTTTGTCactaagagaaaaagaaaaggggGCTACCACATCACCTAGAATGGGAGCTAGATATGGGAAGAAATTAAATGCTTTGCCTATTATTGTTGATCACAAGATGAAGGAATCTGCATGTATTGAACTGGAGGTTCATTTATGGGGTTCTAAAACATCTCTTACACCTAGCCCTGTAATTAATCAGGGATTATCTCATATCACACCTCACGATTCTGTTATCCATAAGGACCATATACATGAATAGATTACCCCATTGCAAATATTTGAAGCTCAACAGCTCAGAGAGGGTGTTGGACTGTTTAAACATGGAAGAAAGGCTCAAgagattaatgatgatgaattttGAAGATGAAGACGAATATGAAGAGTGTAACATATTCCACAGATAAAGAGGAGCTGATTAGGAGTTTTGCACCTAGTACTTCCTGCAATGAACTAGATCCTGATGACGATTTCACACGACATACGGACACTATGATTATGCAATGTAATTTATCACCTAGAGCTAGAAAAGACAATAAAGAATCCTTTGCTATCATTAGCACTTTGACAAGAACTAAAGTTAAAGCATCCCAAAATAGTGCCCTCCCCTCTTACTACCCCCAATGATCGTGTCATTTATTTAGAATATTAGGGGTGTTAAGTCTATGGATGCTTTTGATAGACTGGAGTTTCTTAATAAAGttcataataaaaatattatttatgtacaaGAACGTTTTGTATAATCTGAATATACTGAACAATATAGAAGAATGATCGGTCTGGAGAATTGTTATTCCAACTCAAATGGCAAAATTTGGTTATTTTGCTCCTCTGACCTTAATGGTTTGGTTATTGCTGATGAACGGCAACAAATCACTATGAAGCTCAACAAAAGAGGATGCTCAACGTATTTTTGGATGGGTTTTGTTTATGCTAAGAATAAAAAGAACTTAAGGGTTCCATTACGGGAAAACTTAAGTTTGTGCAGCAATTTCATATAAGGCCCTTGGTGTATTAATGGTGATTTCAATGTGATCATGAGTTCTAAAGAAAAGAAAGGTGACAACGATTTTATTGATTGCATGGATGATTATTGAATGATATATTTAGATTCATTGGTCCAAGGTTTACATGGTGCATTGCAAAGGATATGTGGAATAGAATTTGGAAAAAGCCGGATAAAGTTCTCATTAATACTGAATTGACCACAAAGCTTTTTAGAATTTGAGTAGAACATTTAACTATCGCTGGCTCTGACCATACACCTATGCTAGTCAAGTTTTCTAACATTGAATTTGATGAGATCAGATATTTTAAGtttctcaatttttggacttatcAACCAGATTTCAAGACAATGGTACAAAATGCATGGGATGTTGATATAACAGGTAATAGTATGCGGAGGCTTCACCAAAAACTTAAACTACAGAGTGGAGCACTTAGTTTGTGGTCTAAGGAACAGGTTGGAAATGTTTATTCTAAAGTAAAGGAGTGGGAAGTAAAGATGGAGCTACTTTAAGAAGAGTATATTGAAAACAACAAAGAAGATGCAAGATCTGAAATGCACCAAGATCAAGCTCCATACACTAAGTGGCTCAAATGTGAACAATCTTTGCTTAAGAAGAAGGCTAATATCAGATGGCTTGAAGATGGGGATTCCAACAGCAAATATTTTCATGCTATAATAAATGATAGAAGAAGGAGACTAACTCTACATAGAATAAAAAATCAGGATGACCAGTAGATCGATGGTGatagagagatttcagaagctgcAATTCAGCACTTTTAAAATCTCTTTACACAAGAAGAGCAGCCTCAACTTTAAGGTCTAGATTGTATGGAACAACTGGTTAGTCGGGAAGATAATGATGGGCTTACAGCTATACCAAATGAGGAGGAAATTGAAAATACAGTTTTTGAAAAGGATCCTAAGAACTCCCCTAGACCGgatggatttggaggtctattATATCAAGTTTGTTGGGATATTATCAAAAATAACTTTAAATATTTTATTCAAGGTTATTTCAATGGAGCAGAACTATCTAAATTCATTTCTAGCACCTTCCTAGTTCCCATTTCTATAATTGACAATACTTCTTCATTCTCTTATTTAAGGCCCATTAGTCTCAGCAATTTCTCAAACAAGGCTATTTCTAAAATCTTGAGTAGTAGATTGGCCCTAATTCTTCCCAGGCTTATCTCTGATAATCAATCTGGATTTATTCATGGAAGAATAATCACTGAAAATGTATTATTGGCTCAGAAAGTTATTCATGGGATTAACAAGAAGAATGATGGAGGAAATGTTGTCATCAAATTAGATATGTCAAAGAATTATGATAAGGTCAATGGGATTTTCTTATTTTCTGTTCTAAGAA
This sequence is a window from Nicotiana tomentosiformis chromosome 5, ASM39032v3, whole genome shotgun sequence. Protein-coding genes within it:
- the LOC138892693 gene encoding uncharacterized protein; the protein is MEGVELASYHLKGVAYSWFEVWEDFREEGSPPARWSEFVDAFIDQFVLAEIKAARAVEFETLKQGSKNVWEYHVEFVCLSKYVVHMMPTMEARVRRFVQGLSPLVINEAARTSLNSDMNYGRMVVFAQATEAQKLKLRMEHESSSRARSAGNLGNSFRAVPVLCSIFS